A DNA window from Candidatus Zixiibacteriota bacterium contains the following coding sequences:
- a CDS encoding HU family DNA-binding protein, with protein sequence MTKDDMIAMIATGAGLTRRQATQALETFMSGVTAQLKSGRKVSFSGFGTFAVSKRKARTGRNPRTGAPITIPASKVPVFRAGTRLKEAIRK encoded by the coding sequence ATGACCAAGGATGACATGATAGCCATGATCGCGACCGGCGCCGGTCTTACGCGAAGACAGGCAACACAGGCGCTTGAGACGTTCATGAGCGGGGTGACAGCACAGTTGAAGTCCGGAAGAAAAGTCAGCTTTTCCGGGTTTGGCACCTTCGCGGTGTCCAAACGCAAGGCCCGGACAGGGCGCAATCCGCGCACCGGAGCCCCCATCACCATCCCGGCGTCCAAGGTGCCGGTCTTCCGGGCAGGTACTCGCCTCAAAGAAGCTATCCGAAAATAG
- a CDS encoding fumarylacetoacetate hydrolase family protein produces the protein MPLKYIRFAHMRLGGEHFGAIDDQTVTMLDNAPWLGGKPTGEKLSVDSIKLLAPVAPSKIVCVGLNYHAHVAASLSADKPPEEPLLFLKPPSSIIGPGDKIVHPPQSQRVDYEAELGVVIGCKATKVSVRQAESCIFGYTCINDVTARDLQKKDGQWSRAKGFDTFCPIGPWIVTDLNYRDVLVEGILNDTVMQSGRTSMMIFDVPFLISYISQAMTLYPGDLISTGTPSGIAPMKPSDKIQVRIEGIGTLENIVA, from the coding sequence ATGCCGTTGAAATACATTCGTTTCGCACATATGAGACTTGGAGGGGAGCACTTTGGTGCGATAGATGATCAAACAGTGACAATGTTGGATAACGCTCCTTGGCTTGGCGGGAAACCGACCGGGGAGAAATTATCCGTGGACAGCATCAAGCTGCTTGCACCGGTAGCGCCATCGAAGATTGTCTGTGTGGGATTGAATTATCATGCACACGTGGCGGCGTCGTTATCCGCTGACAAACCGCCCGAAGAGCCACTCCTGTTTCTCAAACCACCGTCGTCGATCATCGGCCCTGGTGACAAGATCGTACATCCACCCCAGTCTCAACGGGTAGACTACGAAGCGGAATTGGGCGTCGTAATCGGCTGCAAGGCGACCAAAGTCTCAGTCCGACAAGCAGAAAGCTGCATCTTCGGATATACCTGCATCAACGATGTCACGGCGCGAGACCTTCAGAAAAAGGACGGCCAGTGGTCGCGGGCCAAAGGGTTCGATACATTTTGTCCGATCGGGCCCTGGATAGTGACCGACTTGAATTATCGAGACGTGCTGGTCGAAGGGATTCTGAATGATACGGTGATGCAGTCGGGTCGAACGTCGATGATGATCTTCGACGTGCCGTTTCTTATAAGCTATATTTCACAGGCTATGACTCTGTACCCCGGGGACCTGATCTCAACTGGTACACCATCGGGAATCGCCCCCATGAAACCAAGTGACAAGATCCAGGTCCGCATAGAAGGGATAGGGACCCTTGAGAACATTGTCGCATAG
- the lptD gene encoding LPS assembly protein LptD, whose translation MRRLSLFGLVVLSAWAASAYAQRSDRLDLQHADLLEVVLSSAQDTTFVIGAVVFQSDNGLIYCDSAVWLKGKRVRLIGSVIIDDPAYRLTADSVDYNLVNGDAVARGKYVELWSRDDSLFAVGHHAFYNKQKKYFNMEERPTLYLKYPDSASMVEVTADFIEYDAKVERAEATGSVVIVSKDVTAESGCAVMYPKTNALDLTESPVARRGKSEISGQLIAITSVNNSIAQIDVLDSAKGTFVEPSEGTSDSYDNSVLKGKRIIMDFDDGLLSRITCYGEAYSWYYPASRDNKETNENSVSGDTIKFAVKEERLQSVTVVGGAVGTYIASKTTAADTALVTKADTIDYSSHYIRYDLKDSLITLLRQAHVTSGSVALDAHRIVFDTKKRVIEAFSADVKSDSIPTDTTLTAHLQPNIIPVSLKDKSETILGDYLDYSIDTEKGRIVQSKSKYETGFYYGEKVFRARKDIFYVDEGRYTTCDADEPHFHFYSTHMKLMEGNKLIAKPVVLNIGRLPILALPYYVFPLKKGRHSGFLPFQLGNIERGERYVRNVGYYWAASDYWDTQGALDYYERSSTINLYGRFNYRKLYNFDGTVSGNYTRTSDYSTTIGTDTRRTRWTIQARHNQDITPSLKISADGQYQSDASYYKDYSLDLNQRLNRTTRSQVNFTKRFSRSVSLSGKFSHDLNLDEQSRVDYLPSAGLSVPAIKPFGSGSRDAEGVLKTRWYHALTMTWRPTMTNYSSRVTRYQYTTPDSTESVSYRSRKEYTKYDHAVGLSFPLTIAKYFIFNPSVSYSENWTKVNRTDQSDSLGINPSRLYRTYLYSGGASLSTKLYGTVSPNLFGLTGLRQVLSPSVSYGFSPKVDPEPVVRAYVGGYGSTARSSSMTLSLNQVYQAKVRRDEEERSLDLLSITSSTNYNLETTGRKFSDLNTTFNSNVLPNVRLNGSMVHSLYKPGTNDLDLWSPYLMSFGVSTTFGLAGRSFLFDDAGSGPVQRDTATTPGQTPTVLPTHQGRSGWNLSATYSYNESGRGSQFVKSSYIQFSLAFKLTSSTDISYSQYYDFTGKGTINNQVSITKQLHCWRGELWWVPIGSNRGYGFRLYVIAIPALKIDNTQSPTSGSLLYR comes from the coding sequence GTGCGTAGGCTGAGCCTGTTTGGTCTGGTCGTTCTCTCCGCCTGGGCGGCTTCGGCTTATGCCCAGCGCTCCGACCGGCTCGATCTGCAGCATGCCGACTTGCTTGAGGTTGTCCTCTCTTCAGCGCAAGATACGACCTTCGTTATCGGTGCGGTCGTCTTTCAGTCCGACAACGGCCTGATCTACTGTGATTCGGCGGTCTGGCTCAAGGGAAAGCGGGTGCGGCTTATCGGTTCGGTCATTATCGATGACCCCGCGTATCGGTTAACCGCCGATTCGGTGGATTACAATCTGGTCAACGGGGACGCTGTCGCCCGGGGTAAATATGTTGAGCTGTGGTCGCGCGACGATTCACTGTTCGCGGTGGGACACCATGCTTTCTACAACAAACAGAAGAAGTATTTCAACATGGAGGAGCGGCCTACCTTGTATCTCAAGTACCCGGACAGCGCTTCGATGGTCGAAGTAACGGCCGATTTCATCGAATACGACGCAAAGGTGGAGCGGGCAGAGGCCACCGGCTCGGTCGTGATCGTATCGAAGGATGTAACCGCAGAGTCCGGGTGTGCCGTGATGTATCCCAAGACCAATGCCCTCGATCTGACAGAATCACCGGTGGCGCGGCGCGGTAAGTCTGAGATAAGCGGCCAACTCATCGCCATAACGTCCGTGAACAACAGCATCGCGCAAATAGATGTCCTCGATTCGGCCAAGGGAACATTCGTGGAACCATCCGAGGGAACCAGTGACTCGTACGATAACTCCGTCCTCAAAGGGAAGCGGATCATCATGGATTTCGATGATGGTCTGCTTAGCCGCATCACGTGCTATGGCGAGGCGTACTCGTGGTACTATCCGGCGTCGCGCGACAATAAAGAAACGAACGAGAACAGCGTATCCGGCGACACGATTAAGTTTGCGGTCAAGGAGGAACGACTGCAGTCGGTGACGGTGGTCGGCGGAGCCGTGGGGACATATATTGCATCGAAGACTACAGCCGCAGACACGGCCTTGGTGACCAAAGCAGACACGATTGACTACAGCAGCCATTATATCAGATATGACTTGAAGGATTCTTTAATTACGCTCCTGCGACAGGCTCACGTAACATCAGGGAGCGTTGCTCTCGATGCTCACCGCATCGTTTTTGACACTAAGAAGCGGGTGATCGAAGCGTTCTCAGCCGATGTGAAGAGCGACAGCATACCGACTGATACGACACTCACTGCCCATCTCCAACCGAACATAATACCGGTATCGCTGAAGGATAAGAGCGAGACGATCCTCGGCGATTACCTCGACTATTCCATAGACACGGAAAAGGGGCGGATCGTCCAGTCCAAGTCTAAATACGAGACCGGATTCTATTATGGCGAGAAGGTGTTTCGGGCGCGGAAGGACATCTTCTACGTGGACGAAGGGCGCTACACCACCTGCGACGCCGATGAACCGCATTTTCATTTTTATTCCACGCACATGAAACTGATGGAAGGGAACAAGTTGATCGCCAAACCGGTAGTGCTCAATATCGGTCGACTTCCGATCCTGGCGTTGCCGTACTACGTGTTCCCGTTGAAGAAGGGGAGGCATTCTGGTTTCCTGCCGTTTCAACTTGGCAATATCGAGCGCGGCGAGCGGTATGTCCGAAATGTCGGGTATTACTGGGCCGCCTCTGATTATTGGGATACACAGGGAGCGCTGGACTATTACGAGCGGTCCAGCACGATCAATCTCTATGGCCGATTCAACTATCGGAAGTTGTACAATTTTGACGGGACGGTCTCAGGGAACTACACCAGAACCAGCGATTACAGTACGACAATCGGCACCGATACGCGTCGCACCCGGTGGACCATACAGGCCCGGCATAACCAGGACATAACGCCGTCGCTGAAGATTAGCGCCGACGGTCAGTACCAATCTGATGCATCGTACTACAAGGACTATTCGCTCGACCTCAACCAGCGCTTGAACCGGACCACCCGATCTCAGGTGAATTTCACGAAGCGGTTCTCACGGAGCGTTTCGCTCTCCGGTAAATTCTCACATGACCTGAATCTGGATGAACAGAGCAGAGTGGATTACCTGCCGAGTGCGGGGCTCTCGGTACCCGCCATCAAGCCGTTCGGCAGCGGCTCCCGCGATGCCGAAGGAGTGTTGAAAACCAGATGGTACCACGCCCTCACCATGACCTGGCGTCCCACCATGACCAACTACTCTTCACGCGTCACCCGCTACCAGTATACAACACCGGACTCCACCGAATCGGTCAGTTATCGGAGTCGGAAGGAATACACCAAGTACGATCACGCCGTCGGTCTGTCATTCCCGCTGACCATCGCCAAGTACTTCATCTTCAACCCCTCCGTCAGCTATAGCGAGAACTGGACCAAAGTGAATCGGACGGATCAGTCCGATTCGCTGGGAATCAACCCGTCCAGACTCTACCGCACCTACCTGTATAGCGGTGGGGCGTCGCTCTCCACCAAGCTGTACGGAACGGTTTCACCGAACCTGTTTGGCCTTACCGGCCTCCGGCAGGTTCTCTCGCCGTCTGTGTCCTATGGATTTTCACCGAAAGTCGATCCTGAACCGGTCGTTCGTGCCTACGTCGGAGGGTATGGAAGCACAGCGCGTTCCTCCAGTATGACCTTGTCCCTTAATCAGGTGTATCAGGCAAAGGTCAGACGGGACGAAGAAGAGAGGTCACTTGACCTGCTCTCGATAACCAGCAGCACCAACTATAATCTGGAGACAACGGGGCGGAAGTTCTCGGATCTGAACACGACTTTCAATTCGAATGTCCTGCCCAATGTACGACTCAACGGGTCAATGGTACATTCGCTGTATAAACCCGGCACCAATGATCTGGATCTGTGGTCGCCATATCTGATGAGCTTTGGCGTCAGCACGACATTCGGCCTCGCCGGGAGGTCGTTCTTGTTCGACGATGCCGGCAGCGGTCCGGTTCAGCGCGATACCGCGACCACTCCCGGGCAAACTCCGACGGTATTGCCGACGCACCAGGGAAGAAGCGGTTGGAACCTGAGCGCCACTTACTCTTACAACGAGTCCGGCCGGGGTTCGCAATTCGTCAAGTCCAGTTATATCCAATTCAGCCTCGCCTTCAAGCTGACATCATCCACCGACATTTCCTACTCTCAGTATTACGATTTCACCGGCAAGGGAACGATCAACAACCAGGTCTCCATTACCAAGCAGTTGCACTGCTGGCGCGGTGAACTCTGGTGGGTTCCGATCGGCTCAAATCGCGGTTATGGTTTCCGCCTTTATGTAATTGCTATACCGGCGCTCAAAATCGACAACACGCAGAGCCCGACCAGCGGCAGCCTGCTCTACCGATGA
- a CDS encoding DHHA1 domain-containing protein: MTERLYYRQPGLLEFDAVIADIGNSGDLFYTVLDRSAFYPTSGGQLHDTGRIGDIDIVEVIESIDGDVWHLSKSSPGEKGNRVHGEINGDRRWRNRQLHTAQHILSQAFIRRHGWETVSVHLGEEYGAIELASAALDQQSLVETEQLAASVIRQNLAVEILFIDSNDIASTPLRKIPDRQGTIRVIKIGEFDWSACGGTHCVSTAEVSLIKIVGLETIRGHSLVRFLAGAQALEDYSARFGITDELARSLTCHFADLPARFDKMSAENRELRKQLSDARKRLLPILADEIAQIAIAYPEPRVVSSVQSSMDGATASQLAQLVADKVSGAALVLVDGRLVLAVPDARKWHAGELIKAIASSLGLRGGGSNRVAQMGGLDASRLPEIEKLLRERLTRA; encoded by the coding sequence ATGACTGAGCGTCTGTACTATCGCCAGCCTGGGCTTTTGGAGTTCGATGCTGTCATCGCGGACATCGGCAACAGCGGCGATCTGTTCTATACCGTCCTCGACCGGTCGGCGTTCTATCCCACATCGGGCGGTCAGCTTCACGATACAGGCAGAATAGGCGATATCGACATTGTTGAGGTGATCGAATCCATAGATGGCGATGTCTGGCACTTGTCGAAAAGCTCGCCCGGGGAGAAGGGTAATCGGGTGCATGGGGAGATCAACGGCGACCGCCGCTGGAGAAACAGGCAGCTGCACACGGCTCAGCATATTTTGAGCCAGGCGTTTATCCGACGCCATGGCTGGGAGACGGTTTCAGTACACTTGGGCGAGGAGTACGGTGCCATCGAATTGGCGAGTGCGGCGCTCGATCAGCAAAGCCTGGTCGAGACCGAACAACTTGCCGCAAGTGTCATCAGGCAAAACCTGGCAGTAGAGATCCTTTTCATTGACTCAAACGACATCGCCTCGACGCCGCTTCGCAAAATTCCGGATCGTCAAGGGACTATTCGTGTCATAAAGATCGGCGAATTCGACTGGTCTGCCTGTGGTGGCACGCACTGCGTCAGTACAGCCGAAGTCAGTCTTATCAAGATCGTTGGTTTAGAAACTATTAGGGGGCATTCCTTAGTGCGGTTTTTGGCCGGCGCGCAAGCGCTTGAGGATTACAGCGCCCGGTTCGGCATCACTGATGAGCTGGCACGGTCGCTCACCTGTCATTTCGCCGATCTGCCGGCGAGATTCGACAAGATGTCAGCCGAGAATCGTGAGCTTCGCAAGCAACTGTCCGACGCCCGGAAACGCCTGCTGCCGATACTGGCCGATGAGATCGCACAAATCGCCATTGCATACCCCGAACCAAGAGTTGTATCGTCAGTCCAATCTTCAATGGATGGCGCTACCGCCTCACAGCTTGCCCAACTCGTTGCTGACAAAGTGTCGGGTGCAGCGCTCGTGCTGGTCGATGGGCGCCTGGTATTGGCCGTGCCGGACGCTAGGAAATGGCATGCCGGTGAGTTAATCAAAGCGATCGCATCATCACTGGGTCTGCGTGGCGGCGGCTCCAATCGCGTGGCGCAGATGGGGGGACTTGACGCCAGCAGATTGCCCGAGATCGAGAAACTGTTGAGGGAGAGGCTGACGCGTGCGTAG
- a CDS encoding M1 family aminopeptidase — protein sequence MRTLSHSLGLVLLMAAGPVTAFDKLTIDATLNPSAQTINGRVTVEFSVPDSNWEEVLFRLYSNFPCDSPSTRTDLPDNKPCGTEIHGVTVNGADVRNEAKIEGTDLDVPIPKANHSSGPLEITIDFATHISDTGMDYGRQADGYFLYGWFPMPAPRRGNEWLKIQYGPESELVGDCFDITAIIHVPDSLELVSPGIAHIDSTDGIRAYTCNLQESHDFPVCILPKGYESGTRTLDHIQLTIRYRPEDSVVLDTVAEQIGHTMAFMSENVGPYPFGELVVVIGGPWIRGGLELPRLILLERPRSRFAPALYRSLVVHETIHEWFYGILNSNQALDPWMDEAATEYFTERVIRDISGGEGDRFSYWGISASFQDMRRLAARSVWTLVPVTLRSEQYAEPFEYFNAVYDKGCLVVQTLVNHLNDTDRRRFWHDYYQQFSFRSPTPLDFVTLLAQYPPYSSVSHVQHILNSNEPIDYQVEDISIRETSRNDTILSDSAAERVSQYTTKVTCVFYHPLPLPVALRVEYLDGTARDTTIVPDPGYHTYSFVGSSPGQTAILDPYYQISLDVNLLNNSLSRQGGRGVALRLMSGLTFLLQSLFQSVWGF from the coding sequence TTGAGAACATTGTCGCATAGTCTTGGACTGGTTTTGCTCATGGCGGCCGGGCCAGTCACGGCATTTGACAAGTTGACAATCGATGCCACGTTGAATCCATCGGCTCAGACCATCAACGGGCGAGTGACGGTTGAATTCTCAGTCCCTGATTCTAATTGGGAAGAGGTGCTTTTCCGACTCTACTCCAATTTTCCGTGTGACAGTCCGTCGACGCGGACCGACTTACCCGACAACAAACCGTGCGGGACGGAAATACACGGCGTCACCGTCAACGGCGCGGACGTACGCAATGAAGCGAAGATCGAGGGGACCGATCTGGACGTACCGATTCCAAAAGCGAATCACAGTAGCGGCCCGCTTGAGATAACAATTGATTTTGCCACGCACATTTCAGACACGGGCATGGATTACGGCCGTCAGGCGGACGGCTATTTCCTCTATGGTTGGTTTCCAATGCCGGCGCCCCGACGCGGTAACGAGTGGCTGAAGATACAGTACGGTCCGGAATCCGAACTGGTCGGTGATTGCTTCGACATTACGGCCATAATCCATGTGCCCGATTCACTCGAACTCGTGAGCCCTGGCATAGCTCATATAGATTCGACTGATGGAATCAGAGCGTACACCTGTAATCTACAAGAGTCCCATGACTTCCCCGTCTGCATTCTCCCGAAAGGGTATGAATCAGGCACGCGTACGTTGGACCACATTCAACTGACAATTCGTTATCGGCCTGAAGACAGTGTTGTTTTGGACACGGTGGCCGAGCAGATCGGTCACACCATGGCGTTCATGTCGGAAAACGTCGGACCGTATCCATTCGGTGAACTGGTGGTCGTTATCGGGGGACCGTGGATTCGTGGCGGGTTGGAACTGCCGCGACTGATTCTCCTTGAGCGACCGCGCTCCCGTTTCGCTCCGGCGCTGTATCGTTCACTGGTGGTTCATGAGACGATCCATGAGTGGTTCTATGGAATCCTCAACTCCAACCAGGCCCTTGATCCCTGGATGGATGAGGCAGCCACGGAATATTTCACGGAACGGGTGATCCGAGACATATCGGGCGGTGAGGGAGACCGCTTCTCCTATTGGGGAATCAGTGCATCATTCCAGGACATGCGTCGGCTGGCTGCTCGCTCAGTATGGACGTTGGTCCCCGTCACGCTCCGGTCCGAACAGTATGCGGAGCCATTCGAGTATTTCAATGCTGTGTATGATAAGGGATGCCTGGTGGTGCAGACTTTGGTCAACCACCTGAACGACACCGACCGCCGTCGATTCTGGCACGACTACTATCAGCAATTCTCTTTTCGTTCGCCGACGCCATTGGATTTCGTGACCCTTCTCGCCCAGTATCCGCCGTATAGTTCGGTTTCGCATGTACAGCATATTTTGAACAGTAACGAACCGATCGATTACCAGGTTGAAGACATATCGATTCGTGAAACCTCCCGTAATGACACTATCCTCTCTGATTCGGCAGCCGAGCGAGTCTCGCAGTATACGACCAAAGTCACCTGCGTGTTCTATCACCCGCTGCCGCTGCCGGTGGCGTTGCGGGTCGAATATCTCGATGGTACTGCCCGGGACACCACAATCGTGCCGGACCCCGGCTACCATACGTATAGCTTCGTGGGCTCGAGCCCGGGGCAAACGGCAATACTTGATCCGTACTATCAGATAAGTCTTGATGTCAATCTGTTGAACAACTCATTGAGTCGCCAAGGTGGCAGAGGTGTGGCACTCCGCTTGATGTCCGGGCTCACATTTCTCCTTCAATCATTGTTTCAGTCGGTGTGGGGATTCTGA
- a CDS encoding DNA translocase FtsK 4TM domain-containing protein, translating into MARKKSHKGRKTVAAVLALLALFILISLVTHRASDDAYIRGEADYNTSPYEFRFGNEAGMFGAYLSYLLYFLIGWLSIFIPLGLGSLSLRLFSEKLAERLPIRVSLLFAVGIMGTMIVDVSVVADGTSGEGDALFGGYTIELLTRIAVKLVGTMGAYVVLGGTIGVLLVLYTYFTPIFLGQLRQAGVSPLKRLGQLIFSGLKSLLSFRWLFRRSRSRGELPESAAQEFDSLLNNEIAASRAEVSEAAFEAQKELDITGSEKVARRKTTMKKAAEPVQISSLNFKYPTMDLLEENTSDGTAVSTDELNATARMLKETLETFGVSIEGNIDRYPGPIITRYEFKPGVGVKVNQIVNLSDDLALALKAKRIRIIAPIPGKAAVGVEIPNRMPQKVFLRDILSADEFKNASIRLPLALGKTISGKPFVTDLTRMPHLLIAGATGSGKSVCMNALITSLLYRLHPLQVRFIFVDPKMLELSVYSGIPHLGRPVVTTPKQAEKVFADTVAEMENRYRKLASAGVRNIEDFNRKQQAEETKLPYIVLFVDELADLMMSSTSSKTELLITRLAQMARAVGIHLILATQRPSVDVITGLIKANFPARIAFQVASKVDSRTIIDANGAEKLLGSGDMLFLSAGQPEPMRLHGAFLSSDETDRIVTFIRDQGIGMMPLEGISQSAADNGDTEVDLGDPLFREACEVVVRHKQGSVSLLQRRLGIGYQRAARLIDKLEEAGIVSPFDGSKAREVIVDRSYLETLFGSAPAAARTESEQN; encoded by the coding sequence ATGGCGCGAAAGAAATCTCATAAGGGAAGAAAGACGGTAGCGGCGGTACTGGCGCTGCTGGCCCTGTTTATCCTGATCTCGTTGGTCACCCACCGGGCATCGGATGATGCCTATATTCGCGGCGAGGCGGACTACAACACCAGCCCATATGAATTCAGGTTTGGCAATGAGGCGGGGATGTTCGGGGCCTATTTGTCATACTTGTTATACTTCTTGATAGGCTGGCTCTCGATATTCATTCCGCTGGGGCTGGGTTCGCTGTCATTGCGGCTATTCTCGGAGAAGCTGGCGGAGCGACTCCCCATACGAGTTTCACTGCTCTTTGCGGTGGGCATTATGGGTACTATGATCGTCGACGTCTCGGTCGTAGCAGACGGGACCTCGGGGGAAGGGGATGCGCTGTTCGGCGGTTACACGATTGAGCTCCTTACTCGCATTGCGGTGAAACTCGTCGGTACTATGGGCGCCTACGTGGTTCTGGGAGGAACGATCGGTGTACTCCTCGTTCTGTACACCTATTTCACCCCCATTTTCCTCGGACAGCTGCGCCAGGCGGGCGTATCGCCGCTCAAACGTTTGGGACAATTGATTTTTTCGGGCCTTAAGTCGCTTCTCAGTTTTCGCTGGTTGTTCCGGCGGTCCCGATCGAGAGGCGAACTGCCCGAATCAGCCGCACAGGAGTTCGACAGCTTATTGAACAACGAAATTGCGGCCTCTCGCGCCGAGGTTTCCGAAGCGGCTTTTGAAGCCCAGAAAGAACTGGACATAACCGGGTCCGAGAAGGTCGCGCGCCGGAAGACAACCATGAAAAAGGCCGCCGAACCGGTGCAGATCTCTTCGCTGAATTTCAAATACCCAACCATGGATCTGCTTGAGGAGAATACAAGCGACGGCACAGCCGTAAGTACTGATGAATTAAACGCTACGGCCAGGATGCTTAAAGAAACGCTTGAGACATTCGGCGTATCGATTGAGGGAAATATCGACCGCTATCCGGGACCTATCATAACGCGATACGAGTTCAAGCCTGGGGTCGGTGTGAAGGTCAACCAGATCGTTAACCTCTCCGACGATCTCGCCCTAGCGCTCAAGGCCAAACGAATTCGAATCATAGCCCCCATTCCAGGTAAAGCGGCGGTTGGGGTCGAAATCCCCAATCGCATGCCGCAGAAAGTATTTCTGCGCGACATACTGAGTGCAGACGAATTCAAGAACGCTTCCATCCGCCTGCCGCTGGCGCTCGGCAAGACGATTTCCGGAAAGCCGTTCGTGACGGATCTCACCCGCATGCCGCATCTGCTGATCGCCGGCGCGACCGGGTCGGGGAAATCGGTCTGCATGAACGCGCTGATCACATCTTTGTTGTATCGGCTTCATCCGCTGCAGGTGCGGTTCATATTTGTCGATCCCAAGATGCTCGAACTCTCGGTCTACTCCGGCATTCCACACTTAGGGAGACCGGTGGTGACAACACCCAAGCAGGCCGAGAAGGTGTTTGCCGACACGGTCGCCGAGATGGAGAATCGCTACCGCAAGCTGGCGTCGGCCGGCGTCCGGAATATCGAGGATTTCAACCGTAAGCAACAGGCTGAAGAAACCAAGCTGCCGTATATCGTGCTGTTTGTCGATGAGTTGGCGGACCTGATGATGTCGTCGACTTCGTCCAAAACCGAACTTCTCATCACACGTCTGGCACAAATGGCGCGGGCAGTCGGCATTCATTTGATACTGGCGACCCAGCGCCCCTCGGTTGATGTCATTACCGGTCTCATCAAAGCGAACTTCCCGGCGCGTATAGCGTTTCAGGTTGCCTCAAAAGTGGATTCGCGGACGATCATCGATGCCAACGGCGCCGAGAAATTGCTGGGCTCCGGTGATATGCTGTTTCTGTCGGCTGGGCAGCCTGAACCGATGCGTCTGCATGGTGCGTTCTTGTCCAGCGACGAGACCGACAGAATTGTCACGTTCATTCGCGATCAGGGGATTGGGATGATGCCGCTCGAGGGGATCTCACAGTCCGCGGCTGACAACGGGGACACCGAAGTTGACCTGGGGGACCCGTTGTTCCGCGAGGCATGTGAAGTAGTCGTACGCCACAAGCAGGGCTCGGTATCGCTCTTGCAGAGACGACTTGGCATCGGATACCAGCGCGCCGCCCGTCTGATCGACAAGCTTGAGGAAGCGGGCATTGTGTCGCCGTTCGACGGCTCCAAAGCACGCGAAGTCATAGTCGATCGGAGCTATCTGGAGACCTTGTTCGGCAGCGCTCCGGCTGCTGCTCGGACGGAATCCGAACAGAACTGA